A region from the Nonlabens sp. YIK11 genome encodes:
- the rpsU gene encoding 30S ribosomal protein S21, which yields MLIIPVKDGENIDRALKRFKRKFDRTGKMRELRRRQQFTKPSVAKRAQKIKAEYIQHLRDAENM from the coding sequence ATGTTAATTATACCAGTTAAAGACGGAGAAAATATCGACAGAGCCCTGAAGCGTTTCAAACGTAAATTTGATCGTACAGGAAAGATGCGTGAACTACGTAGAAGACAGCAGTTCACTAAACCATCTGTTGCAAAAAGAGCACAGAAAATCAAAGCAGAATACATCCAGCATTTGAGAGATGCAGAGAACATGTAA